The following proteins are co-located in the Apis mellifera strain DH4 linkage group LG11, Amel_HAv3.1, whole genome shotgun sequence genome:
- the LOC552820 gene encoding forkhead box protein N3 has translation MTSKYGVSISWVLCRVCLRCPSLENLRRLPSVYANTDKEDTSHNMPPDRPDASDVETGIGLSTQVFNFGDTVYTMKEKENASVFVETNSTDELSMSEKSIEKNSQSDDDLTSLSWLHQQNLLKGLDISNPTKEMKNENVLNNNVCDDMADYSENTNSISSLDDGYCPGDNNSKINNTTSHGNNQNYQVSSKNGQKSMQIFQESVKNHYSISQNNQTKISLNNNNLPVSNRNKHPTHIPYDPHLHRNSKPPYSFSCLIFMAIEDSPVKALPVKEVYAWILDHFPYFRNAPTGWKNSVRHNLSLNKCFRKVEKAPNLGKGSLWMVDAQYRPNLIQALSRAPFPPPTVQTLSSPEKPQKKNISTRLPDPTLFPYLSKRLASSNIIDNTDTEVDSDVDAAAAAMLSFKHGPIILNHNKDRKRKVPESEMLVPVITRSSSEDHTYSCITSVRQESKYPRKETNTDFDEQRKIAEGADALLNLAGVTTPLNHSRAHHIQSINSTSKSESSSKLKKRSASNDYSNMSEKRRKHWPKWSEGKRYLKQII, from the exons ATGACGTCAAAATATGGCGTTTCAATCAGCTGGGTGTTGTGTAGAGTGTGCTTGAGATGCCCGTCTTTAGAAAATCTACGAAGACTGCCGTCTGTCTACGCCAATAC tGACAAAGAAGATACTTCACACAATATGCCACCAGATAGACCAGATGCATCTGATGTGGAAACTGGTATAGGACTAAGTACACAAGTTTTCAACTTTGGAGATACAGTATAtacaatgaaagaaaaagaaaatgcaagTGTTTTTGTTGAAACAAATTCAACTGATGAACTTTCTATGTCTGAAAAATCTATTGAAAAGAATAGCCAGTCAGATGATGATCTGACTTCTTTAAGTTGGCTTCATCAACAGAATCTATTAAAGGGTTTAGATATTTCAAATCCTactaaagaaatgaaaaatgaaaatgttttaaataataatgtttgtgATGATATGGCAGACTATTCTGAAAATACTAATTCTATATCAAGTTTAGATGATGGTTATTGTCCag gagATAACAATAGcaagataaataatacaacatcACATGGTAATAATCAAAACTATCAAGTCTCAAGTAAAAATGGTCAAAAATCAATGCAAATATTTCAGGAATcagtaaaaaatcattatagtatttcacaaaataatcAGACGAAGATTTCTTTAAACAACAATAATTTGCCAGTCTCAAATCGCAACAAACACCCAACTCATATACCATATGATCCTCATTTACATAGAAACAGTAAACCTCCATATTCATTTTCTTGTTTAATTTTCATGGCTATTGAAGATAGCCCTGTAAAAGCTCTACCAGTCAAGGAAGTGTATGCTTGGATTTTGGATCACTTTCCATATTTTAGGAATGCTCCAACTGGGTGGAAAAATTCTGTTAGACATAATCTAAGCCTAAATAAGTGCTTTCGTAAAGTAGAGAAAGCACca AATTTGGGCAAAGGTTCACTGTGGATGGTAGATGCCCAATATCGTCCAAACCTGATACAAGCGTTATCTCGTgctccttttcctcctccaacTGTTCAAACTTTGTCTTCACCCGAAAAAccacaaaaaaagaatatcagtACACGTCTACCTGATCCTACACTTTTTCCATATCTTTCCAAAAGACTGGCATCGAGCAACATTATTGACAACACAGATACTGAAGTAGATAGCGATGTAGATGCAGCTGCAGCTGCTATGCTTTCTTTTAAACATGGacctattattttaaatcataataaag ATCGTAAGCGAAAAGTACCAGAATCAGAAATGTTGGTTCCTGTAATTACTAGGAGTTCTAGTGAAGATCACACTTACAGTTGTATTACCTCAGTAAGACAAGAAAG taaatatccaaggaaagaaacaaatacCGATTTTGATGAACAACGGAAAATAGCAGAAGGTGCAGATGCACTTTTAAATTTAGCAGGTGTTACTACACCACTTAACCACAGTAGGGCACATCATATACAAAGTATTAATTCGACATCAAAATCCGAGAGTTCATCAAAACTAAAAAAACGTTCAGCTTCGaacgattattcgaatatgTCTGAGAAAAGACGTAAGCATTGGCCAAAATGGAGTGAAGGAAAACGGTATTTAaagcaaattatataa